The DNA sequence ATGCGCCCGTCCGCGACGAGGAGGTCGGCGACGGAGCCGTCCGCCAGGGTGGCACCCGCGATCAGGTACGTCTCGTCAGTCATGCTCTTGCCTCTCGATCGGCGCCGGACAGCAGCAGGTAGAGAGCGGCCATCCGCACGGAGACGCCGTTCGCGACCTGCTCCCGTACCGTCGAGCGGGGCGAATCGGCCGCCGCAGCGGAGATCTCCAGCCCGCGGTTCATCGGGCCCGGGTGCATCACAATGCTATCGGGGCGGAGCCGGGCGAGGCGCTCCTCGTCGAGGCCCCAGCGGCGCGAGTACTCCCGGGTCGTCGGGAAGAAGGCGGCGTTCATCCGCTCGCCCTGGATCCGCAGCATTATGACGACATCGGGACCGGAGGCGATCGCGTGGTCGAGGTCGAAGCCGACGGAGGCCGGCCATCCCGACACATCGACGGGCAGCAGCGTCGGAGGAGCCACGAGCGTCACGTGCGCGCCGAGCGTCTCCAGCAGCCACACATTGCTCCGCGCCACGCGCGAGTGGAGGATGTCGCCGACGATCGCGACCGAGACGCCGTCGAGGTCCTTGCCGCGGCTCGCCGGGCCGTGCAGGCGGCGGCGCATGGTGAAGGCGTCGAGCAGCGCCTGGGTGGGGTGCTCGTGCGTCCCGTCCCCCGCGTTGACGATGCCGGCGTCGATCCAGCCGCTCGCCGCCAGCGTCTGCGGTGCGCCCGAGGCGCTGTGCCGCACGACGACGGCGTCGGCGCCCATCGCCGCGAGCGTCTGGGCGGTGTCCTTGAGGCTCTCGCCCTTCGAGACGCTGGAGCCCTTCGCAGAGAAGTTGATCACGTCGGCCGACAGGCGCTTCGCCGCGGCCTCGAACGAGATCCGCGTGCGCGTCGAGTCCTCGAAGAAGAGGTTCACCACGGTCTTGCCGCGCAGCGTGGGGAGCTTCTTGACCTCGCGCTCCTGCACGTCGGCCATGTCCTCCGCCACATCGAGGATCTGGAGGGCGTCCTCGCGGGAGAGTCCTTTCGTGGACAGCAGGTGCCTCACGCGGCGCCCTCCTCGATCGTCACCGACTCCTCGCCGTCGATCTCGTCCAGCCGGACGAAGATCCGCTCGGAGGAGGCCG is a window from the Leifsonia sp. AG29 genome containing:
- a CDS encoding aspartate carbamoyltransferase catalytic subunit — encoded protein: MRHLLSTKGLSREDALQILDVAEDMADVQEREVKKLPTLRGKTVVNLFFEDSTRTRISFEAAAKRLSADVINFSAKGSSVSKGESLKDTAQTLAAMGADAVVVRHSASGAPQTLAASGWIDAGIVNAGDGTHEHPTQALLDAFTMRRRLHGPASRGKDLDGVSVAIVGDILHSRVARSNVWLLETLGAHVTLVAPPTLLPVDVSGWPASVGFDLDHAIASGPDVVIMLRIQGERMNAAFFPTTREYSRRWGLDEERLARLRPDSIVMHPGPMNRGLEISAAAADSPRSTVREQVANGVSVRMAALYLLLSGADREARA